In Beutenbergia cavernae DSM 12333, the DNA window TCGTGTGGTCCTCGCCCGGGCGGTGCTCCAGGGCGAAGCACCAGGAGACGGCCTGCTGGTCGAGGGGGTCCGCCTGGGCGGGGGCGTGCAGCTCGCCTGTCTCGTCACGCGACTCAGCCCCGACGACGTGCTCGACGCCGCCGAGCTCGAGCAGGTCGCCGAGCTCCGTCGCGTCGACGACGTACGGCGCGGTCACCGTCAGCTCGTCGCCCGCGGCGTCCCGCAGCGTCACCGCCTCGACGACGTCGCCGTCGGTGTGCACGGCGACGGGCACGTATCCCATGAGCACGTCGATCGCCCCTGACGCGCGCCACGGAGCGAGCAGCTCGTCGAGGACGGCGACGGCGACCCGCGGCTCGTGGCAGAGCCGCGAGACCTTGCCGCGTCCTGGGTTGAGCATGGGGTCCACCGCCGCCTCGGGGGTCAGCGGGTAGGCGCGCCGGTAGTAGTCGCGGATCCGGGTGCGCAGGTCGGCGTAGCTCGGCGAGACCACGTCGGTCTCGATCCAGGCGTGCTCGTCGGGCGGCACGAGCTGGGCGGTGAGCTGCCCGCCCAGCCAGTCCGTCTCCTCCGTGAGGACGACACGGCGCCCGAGCCGGGCCGCCGTCAACGCCGCCGCCACTCCCCCGAGCCCTCCGCCGACGACGAGGACCTCGGTGCTGCGTTCTGTCACGTTCTCTCCTTCTGAAGGGCTGCTGCGATGGTGTCGCCGGGTGCCATCGAGCACGGCACCCAGGTCATGGACGCGTCCTGGCCGGGGTCCTCGAAGATGTCGATCAGGCGGTCGACGGCGATCCGGCCGATCTCCTCGCGCGGGATCACCAGGCAGTCCCACGCGATCGCGGAGTCGGGCTCCCGGGTCTCGAGCACCGCCACCGACACGTCGCGGGGGACGCTGAGCCCTCGCGCGGCCAGCCCGGCCACGAGACGGTCGGCGAGCCACACGCTCTCCGCGACCACCGCCGTCGTCGGCCCGTCGGCGATCCGGTCGATCCACTCGTCGGTGATCCCCGCCCGCCCCTGCGCGCCGGGCGAGACGTCGCGCAGCCGGTGCGCCGAGAGCGCCGCCGCGTACCCGGAGCGCCGGTCGTCGTACGGCGGCATGCCGTGGTGGTCGCGCAGGTACGCGAAGTGCCGGTGCCCGAGCTCCACGAGGTGGCCCACGACCTCCGCGGCGGCCGCCCGGTAGTCCGGCACGACGCACGGGATCTGGGCACCCGGCACCTCCCGGCGTCCGATGTGCACGAACGGGTACCCCTCGGCCGCCAGCCGTGCGAGCTCGTGCGCGTCGGTGGCGACGCCGAGCAGGATGCTGCCGTCCGCGATGCCGAGCCGGTTCACGCCGGAGCGGTACACCGAGCGCGACCCGTCCCCGCCGGCCGCGGACGTGAAGATGACGAGGTCGTTCCCGGACTCCTCGGCGCGCTCCTCGATGCCCAGCAGGAAGTCGACGTAGAAGCCGTCCCGCGCCCGGGAGAAGACCGGCTCGAACGTGTGGACACCGAGCAGCGAGTTGCGGCGGCGGCGCAGGCTCCGGGCGGCCGGGTTCGGCACGTACCCGAGCTCGCGCACGGCGAGGCGGATCCGGTCCTGCGTGGCGGCCGGGATCCGGGCGAGGTCGCCGCTGACCACGCGCGAGACGGCCGACTGCGACACCCCGGCCAGGCGGGCGACGTCCGCCTGCCGCGGGGGCCGTTCGCGCCGGGCGGTCACGAGACGGCCCCCCGGGCGGCCAGCGCCTGCGAGAACGTGGAGGCGCCGATCTCGTCGGCCCGACCCGCCTCGTGCAGCCAGCACCGCGCCCACCGGCCCCCGCCGAGCTCGGCGCGCGGCGGAGCCTCGACGCGGCAGCGTTCCATCGCGAACGGGCACCGTGGGTGGAACCGGCACCCGGCCGGCGGCTCGATGAGGCTCGGCGGCTCGCCGAGCGCCTCGGCGTCGTCGAACAGCTCCTCCCGTGACACGGTGCCCACGCGGTCCGGGTCCGGGGAGGACTCGACCAGAAGCTTGGTGTACGGGTGCGCCGGCCGCGCGATGACGTCGTCCTTCGGACCGCCCTCGATCATCTGGCCGGCGTACATGACGACGACGTCGTCGCACACGTAGCGGGCACTCGCGATGTCGTGCGTGATGTACAGCAGCGCTAGACCTTCCTCGCGGCGCAGCCGGTCCAGGAGGTTGAGCATCTCCAGCCGGATCGACACGTCGAGCATCGAGATCGGCTCGTCGCCGAGCAGCACCTTCGGGCCGACGGCCAGCGCCCGGGCGATGACGACGCGCTGCCGCTGCCCGCCGGACAGCTCGTGGGGGAACTTCTCGAGGAAGTCCTCCCCCGGCGTGAGGCTCACGCGTTCGAGGAGCTCGACGGCGCGGCGGCGTCGCTCGGCGGCGGAGAGTCGCCTGTCGTGGATGCGCAGGGCGCGGTCGAGGTTGTGCCGCACGCGGTGCACCGGGTTCAGGGATCCGAACGGGTCCTGGAAGATCAGCTGGACGTCCTGGTGGTAGGCGCGCTGCGAGCGCGCCGACGCGGGCGCTCCCTCGATCCGGACCTCCCCCGACGTCGGCTCGTAGAACCGGGCCAGCAGGCGGGCGAGCGTGGTCTTCCCGCTGCCGCTCTCGCCGACGACGGCGACGATCCGGCCCGCGTGCAGGTCCACCGAGGCGTCCTCGACCGCCCGCACGACCGCGGAGTCGCCGACGGCCCCGCGCACCACGAAGTGCTTCGTCACGTCGACGGCGGACAGCACGGGCGGGTCGGTCACTGTGCTCATGGTGTGGCCTCCTGGTTCACGAGCAGGCACGCCGCCGACTGCTCGGGCAGCGAGACCAGAGCGGGCAGGACGTCCGAGCACTCCGCGACGGCGACAGGGCACCGGGGGTGGAACGGGCAGCCGGTCGGCAGCCGTCTCAGGTCGGGCGGCGTGCCGGGGATGCCGCGCAGCGTGGTCAGCGGGGCGTGCAGCGGCGGGAACGAGTCGCGCAACCCGCGGGTGTACGGGTGCGCCGGGTCTCGATACAGCGCCTCCGCGGTGCCGATCTCGACGATCCGCCCCGCGTACATGATCGCGATCCGGTCCGCGACCTCGAGCAGCAGGGACAGGTCGTGCGTGACGACGATGACGGCGAAGCCCAGCTCGCGCCGGAGCCGCAGCACCTGCGCGAGGATCTGGCGCTGCATGACGACGTCGACGGCCGTCGTCGGCTCGTCCATGACGACGAGCTGCGGCGAGCACGCCAGAGCGAGAGCGATCGTGGCGCGCTGCCGCATCCCGCCGGACATCTCGTGGGGGAAGCTGCGTGCGCGGTCCGCCGAGATCCCGACCATCCCGAGGAGCTCCGCCGTGCGCGTGCGCGCGCCCTCCTTGCCCAGCCCGGGGACGTGCGTGCGCAGGACGTCGGCGAACTGGTCGCCGAGCCGCATGACCGGGTTGAGCGCGTCCATCGCGCTCTGCAGGACGATCGACATCGACGTCCAGCGCAGGCGCCGGAGCCGGCGGGGAGAGAGCGGCACGAGGTCGACGCCGGGTGTCCCGTCGGCGGGATGGAAGACGACGCTGCCCGCCGTCGTCGTCGCGGGCGGGCGCTGCAGGCGCGTGAGCGCCGTGATCAGCGTCGACTTCCCCGAACCGGACTCACCGGCGATCCCGAGCACCTCGCCGCGCCCGAGCTGGAACGTGACGTCCCGGCACGCGGCGGTGCCGCCGTCCGGCCCGATGTACTCGACGGTCAGGTCGCGCACGTCGAGGACGACGTCGTTGGCCACCTGCCCGGCGCTCACCCTCTGCCGGCCGGACCTCGGCCTCGTGACGGCGGTCATGCGGCGCCTCCTTCGGCGGCGACGGCGCGTTCTACGCGGCGCGTCCGGCGGACGACGCGGCGGGTGGCGGCCCGGAGCTTGGGGTTGGCGAGCTCGTCGACCCCGAAGTTGATCATGGCGGCCGCCGTGCCGATGAGCGCGATGCACAGGCCGGGCGGCACGAACCACCACCACAGGCCGCGCATGACGGCGCTCTGGCTCTGCGCGGCCTGGATCATCGAGCCCCAGCTGATCGAGCCGGAGTCGGAGATGCCGAGGAACGCGAGACCTGCCTCCGCGAGGATCGCCCCGATCATCGCGCCGAGGAACATCGACGCGATCCAGCCTGTCAGGTGGGGCAGCACCTCGACGGCGATGAGGCGCGGCTGCGACTCCCCCAGCATCCGCATCCCGAGCACGAAGTCCCGGTTCCGCACGCTGAGCGTCTGCGCCCGCAACGTCCGCGCGCCGCCCGCCCAGCCGAAGACGCCGATGATGACGGCGATCATCGCCAGACCGGTGCCGCGCAGGTAGCCGGACACGATGAAGATCAGCGGCAGCACCGGCATGACCATGAACAGGTTCGTCACGAAGTTCAGGACGTGGTCGACGGTGCCGCCGAAGTAGCCGGCCGTCACGCCGAAGGCGATGGCGAGCGCCGTCCCGATGAGCGCAGCGAGGACGCCGACGAACATCGAGCCCCGGGCGCCGGCGATGAGCTGGGCGAGCACGTCCTGACCGAACTGGGTGGTGCCGAGCCAGTGCTCGGCGCTCGGCGGCGACGCGATGGCGGACGTGTCGTTCGCGCGGGGGTCCATCCCCAGCACGGTGTCCGTGAGCCACGGCCCCAGGACCGCCAGGAACACGAAGAAGCCGACGACGACGACGCCGAACCGCACCTTCGGGTTCGACCACATCGAGGTGTGCATGCCGCGCCTCATCCCTGCTCGCGGACGCGCGGGTCCACGAGCACGTAGACCGAGTCCGCGACCAGGTTCGCCACGAGCACGGTGAGCGCGATGAGCAGGAACACACCCTGCATCACGGGATAGTCGCGCTTGGTGAGCGCGTCGTACAGCAGGTACCCGATGCCCGGGTAGCTGAAGACGATCTCCGTCAGCAGAGCGCCACCGATGACGCCGCCGAGCGCCAGCGCGAACCCCGTGAAGCTCGGCAGCATCGCGTTCCGAGCGGCGTACCGCAGCACGACGCGCCCCGACGACAGCCCTTTGGCCTGCGCGAGCAGCACGTAGTCCTCGCGGACCGTCGTCACCGTCATGTTCCGCATCCCGAGCAGCCACCCCCCGAACGCGGAGAACACGATCGTCGCGGCCGGCAGGAACCCGTAGCGCAGCGCGCTCAGCCAGAACTCCACGCCCTGCGCGTCGGGGTCGTAGCCGCCCGACGACGGGAACCACCGGAGCTGGAACGCGAACACCCACAGGGCCAGCAGCGCCACCCAGAAGTACGGCACCGAGGAGACGAACGTCGAGACCGGCGTGAGGACGGCGTCGAACCGCCCACCGGCCTTCCACCCCGTCAGCACGCCCAGCCCGGTGCCGAGCACGAACGCGATCACCGTCGTCGACCCGACCAGCATGAGCGTCCACGGCAGACCCGACGCCACGAGCTCCGCGACCGGCGTCGGGAACCTCGAGATCGAGATGCCCAGGTCGAACCGGGCGAGCTGGCCGAGGTACGTGACGTACTGCTCGGCCAGGTTCGCGTCGGGGTTGCCGAACAGCGCCTGGATCGAGACGAGCGTCTCCGGCGGGAGCTGCTGGCCGCTCACCCGCTGCAGCTGCTGGATGATCGCGACCGACGGGTCGCCCGGCATGAGCCGCGGGATGAGGAAGTTCAGCGTGATCGCCGCCCACGCCGCCGCGAGGTAGAACCCGAGCCTGCGGGCCAGGAACTTCCACCTGCTCGGCACGCTCAGGCGCGTGGACGACGGCGGCCCGTCGGCTGCCCCCGCCGTGTCGCCGGGTGGCGGCACCACGAGGTCGGGCGTCGTCGCGCTCATGTCCTCCTCCTCACCGGTGCGCGCCGACTCACGAGCCGGTCGGCTCGAGGCCGAGCAGCGTCAAGGTCGTGGCCGGGCCGAGCTGCGGGAACGGCACGTACTCGAAGTCCTCGGGCGTGGGCCACCCCGTCCAGCTCGTCGCGTTGATGTTGATGAACCAGTAGGACGCGTAGATCGGGCTGAACGGGACGTCGTCGACGACGATCCGCTGCATCTCATACCCCAACTCGCGCAGCTCGGCCTCGTCGGCCGTCGCCGCCATCTGTTCCAGGACCTCGTCCGTGGCGGCGTCGTCCCACCGCCCGAAGTTGGCGGCCGCCTGCTCGCCCTCCGGCAGCACGTACTCGGAGCTGAGCCCGCTGAACGCGCCGAACACGCTCGACCCGCCAGCGGTGTTGATCGTGATGTCGAAGTCGCCGAGCTGCTGCTGCTCGAGCAGCGCGGCACCGGGCGAGCCGGCGGGGGCGACCTCGAGACCGAGGTTCTCGCGCCAGCTGTTGATCATCATGTCCGCGTACGCGTCCCAGCCGAAGTCGGTGTTGAACGAGATCGTCGGTGCGTAGCTCTCGCCGTCCTTCACGAGGGCGCCGTTCTCGATCGTGTAGCCCGACTGCGCGAGCTCCGCGAGTGCGCCGTCGACGTCGACGTCCTGCACCGCGCCCTGGAACTCCGGCAGCAGCCAGTCGTCGTACATGCCGTCCTGGAGACCGCTCGGGTTGGCCTCGGTGCCGGGCCGGTTGAGCGTGGCCACGATGTCCGTGCGCGGGATCGTCATGGCCAGGGCACGGCGCACGTGGACGTCGTCGAAGGGCGCCTGCGCGGTGTTGAACCACGCCGCGTACGAGCCGCCGGTGGCGTAGCGCTGGTAGAGGTTGGTGTCCGGGTTGACGCCGACGAACTCCTCCTCGCCGTTGGCCCAGGAGACGGTGCCCCACTCGACGTCGCCCGCGAGCAGCTGCGACTTGACGGTGTCCTGCGTGACCGGCACGACCTTGACGGTCGTCACCTGGAACTCTCCGCCCCAGTAGTCGTCCCGGGCTGCGAAGGTGATCTGCTGCGGCGAGAAGTCCTCGACGGTGAATCCCCCGGTCCCGACCGGCTCGGGGTTCGTCCAGGTCGTGAGGTCCTGCTCGGCCCAGAGGTGCTCCGGCACGATCAGCAGGTTCGCGAACTGGTTGAGCACGCTGAACGACGCCGCCTCGAACGTCACCTGCACGACGCCGTCGCCCGTCGCCTCGACCGCGGAGTAGGTCGCTCCGCTGGCGTTCAGCTCGGGGTGCTCGAGCGGGATCGAGAGGGAGTAGGCGACGTCGTCGGCGGTCATCGGCTCGCCGTCGGAGAACGTGACGTCGTCGCGGAGGGTGAACGTGAGGCTGGTCCCGTCCTCGGTGAACTCC includes these proteins:
- a CDS encoding LacI family DNA-binding transcriptional regulator, encoding MTARRERPPRQADVARLAGVSQSAVSRVVSGDLARIPAATQDRIRLAVRELGYVPNPAARSLRRRRNSLLGVHTFEPVFSRARDGFYVDFLLGIEERAEESGNDLVIFTSAAGGDGSRSVYRSGVNRLGIADGSILLGVATDAHELARLAAEGYPFVHIGRREVPGAQIPCVVPDYRAAAAEVVGHLVELGHRHFAYLRDHHGMPPYDDRRSGYAAALSAHRLRDVSPGAQGRAGITDEWIDRIADGPTTAVVAESVWLADRLVAGLAARGLSVPRDVSVAVLETREPDSAIAWDCLVIPREEIGRIAVDRLIDIFEDPGQDASMTWVPCSMAPGDTIAAALQKERT
- a CDS encoding ABC transporter ATP-binding protein, yielding MSTVTDPPVLSAVDVTKHFVVRGAVGDSAVVRAVEDASVDLHAGRIVAVVGESGSGKTTLARLLARFYEPTSGEVRIEGAPASARSQRAYHQDVQLIFQDPFGSLNPVHRVRHNLDRALRIHDRRLSAAERRRRAVELLERVSLTPGEDFLEKFPHELSGGQRQRVVIARALAVGPKVLLGDEPISMLDVSIRLEMLNLLDRLRREEGLALLYITHDIASARYVCDDVVVMYAGQMIEGGPKDDVIARPAHPYTKLLVESSPDPDRVGTVSREELFDDAEALGEPPSLIEPPAGCRFHPRCPFAMERCRVEAPPRAELGGGRWARCWLHEAGRADEIGASTFSQALAARGAVS
- a CDS encoding ABC transporter ATP-binding protein → MTAVTRPRSGRQRVSAGQVANDVVLDVRDLTVEYIGPDGGTAACRDVTFQLGRGEVLGIAGESGSGKSTLITALTRLQRPPATTTAGSVVFHPADGTPGVDLVPLSPRRLRRLRWTSMSIVLQSAMDALNPVMRLGDQFADVLRTHVPGLGKEGARTRTAELLGMVGISADRARSFPHEMSGGMRQRATIALALACSPQLVVMDEPTTAVDVVMQRQILAQVLRLRRELGFAVIVVTHDLSLLLEVADRIAIMYAGRIVEIGTAEALYRDPAHPYTRGLRDSFPPLHAPLTTLRGIPGTPPDLRRLPTGCPFHPRCPVAVAECSDVLPALVSLPEQSAACLLVNQEATP
- a CDS encoding ABC transporter permease produces the protein MHTSMWSNPKVRFGVVVVGFFVFLAVLGPWLTDTVLGMDPRANDTSAIASPPSAEHWLGTTQFGQDVLAQLIAGARGSMFVGVLAALIGTALAIAFGVTAGYFGGTVDHVLNFVTNLFMVMPVLPLIFIVSGYLRGTGLAMIAVIIGVFGWAGGARTLRAQTLSVRNRDFVLGMRMLGESQPRLIAVEVLPHLTGWIASMFLGAMIGAILAEAGLAFLGISDSGSISWGSMIQAAQSQSAVMRGLWWWFVPPGLCIALIGTAAAMINFGVDELANPKLRAATRRVVRRTRRVERAVAAEGGAA
- a CDS encoding ABC transporter permease, which translates into the protein MPSRWKFLARRLGFYLAAAWAAITLNFLIPRLMPGDPSVAIIQQLQRVSGQQLPPETLVSIQALFGNPDANLAEQYVTYLGQLARFDLGISISRFPTPVAELVASGLPWTLMLVGSTTVIAFVLGTGLGVLTGWKAGGRFDAVLTPVSTFVSSVPYFWVALLALWVFAFQLRWFPSSGGYDPDAQGVEFWLSALRYGFLPAATIVFSAFGGWLLGMRNMTVTTVREDYVLLAQAKGLSSGRVVLRYAARNAMLPSFTGFALALGGVIGGALLTEIVFSYPGIGYLLYDALTKRDYPVMQGVFLLIALTVLVANLVADSVYVLVDPRVREQG
- a CDS encoding ABC transporter substrate-binding protein; the encoded protein is MTTAHLDDESELPMRRTSRLLRAAIPLGLFAVLAAACSPNDVTDPGGSDASDGDASAELIYGNTDGGTTYVLNFNVFSPATDKSPNSNLVYEPLVRIDHSDGGTIAPWLAESWEFTEDGTSLTFTLRDDVTFSDGEPMTADDVAYSLSIPLEHPELNASGATYSAVEATGDGVVQVTFEAASFSVLNQFANLLIVPEHLWAEQDLTTWTNPEPVGTGGFTVEDFSPQQITFAARDDYWGGEFQVTTVKVVPVTQDTVKSQLLAGDVEWGTVSWANGEEEFVGVNPDTNLYQRYATGGSYAAWFNTAQAPFDDVHVRRALAMTIPRTDIVATLNRPGTEANPSGLQDGMYDDWLLPEFQGAVQDVDVDGALAELAQSGYTIENGALVKDGESYAPTISFNTDFGWDAYADMMINSWRENLGLEVAPAGSPGAALLEQQQLGDFDITINTAGGSSVFGAFSGLSSEYVLPEGEQAAANFGRWDDAATDEVLEQMAATADEAELRELGYEMQRIVVDDVPFSPIYASYWFININATSWTGWPTPEDFEYVPFPQLGPATTLTLLGLEPTGS